AAGCTCTGACCCGTGGTCATGTCTGAGTTTATGCGTGTGAAGTAAGCCTAAGGCGAGGCGTGTGTGCTCACTGATGCAGTTACTGATAAGACGGGGAAAAATGCTCGGACCGAGAGGCAATTTGATCGCCACATAGAACCTAAAGTCAAAAACGTTTTCTCTTAAATTCCAGTGGGTAGAACGTCGCGCCTGCAGTACACTAAGTCAGGTCACGAACGCTTTCATAACGAAAGCAGCAGTCGACCCGTGGCAAGGTTAcgcataaaaaaataataaaataaaacgaCAGTGTTGCGAAGCATTTCACTGATGCCGAACGATTATTTGAAGGTGCGATTGGCTTAGACTTACACAGCTCGGTAGCGAACAGGGACGCTTTTATTCGATCCAGTCGGTTTTAGGTTCGTCACTCTGATTAGGTGATCTTGGTAGTTGTAACCTGAGCACACAGGAAATTGAAATCAACTTCCTCAATCGCAGCAATAGAAATAACATCCATATGTGGTGGTTCGTAGAGTAGCATTATCGTCACCACCGGGCTGCCATTGTCACCCCGTGCTGCCCGTACACTCTGACACGCACTGCACCCACTTACGAAGTGCTACGGATGTAAAAAGACAAATGATTTCCGCACCCGTACTACGCGTCCACTTATGGATGTCATGCGTGCACTTTAAACAACCATCGCAATACCTCTGCTCCAAGTTCAATGCACGTACTGAATACGCTGGGTGCAACGCTGGCAGTCCTTGAGTATAAGAATGTTCCGCAAGTTATATGAATTTCCTGCAAAGAAAATCTAAGAACCCCACCACCGATTATCAGAAGATCCTGCACTTCCTTCGGACAACTACCTGAGCGAAAGACTACATAATTAAGCGTGTATTTTTTATTTCACACGTGCTGTATTCTTCCCGATGGTCCTTTAGTAGTCCAAAAAAGGATTATATACAGTAGATATGTATGTACCACAACAGTCGGCTGGCCTGAGCAGAAGTGAGGTATGAAAAACCCGCATTCTAAAAGAGTAATTGCATCACTCCAGGCCCGCGTTTATTATGGAACAATCCCTCGCTCAACCTAGGATGAATTCTAGGCATCGAATTTCTGGATGAGAGGTGCGATCAAATGGTGCCTTGAAAGTACAAGGCAGCCACTTTACCGCAAGACGGTATATCAACGATGGCAGTGTGGTTAATTGATcaatttgacaaaaaaaaaaaaagaaatggcgcaacgcaacctcttcgagtattcgcGAAAATAAAACGCCAGGCACGCATCCCGTACACCAGCAGGCAAGATAAGAAACGCGCGCGATTTCGTAAAGCCAGACAATTTCATAACGTCCCGCGATTCGAGAACCCTTACCGCCGTGTCGAGTCGGTTACAAGGTAAGCCTCGTAAGAGCTCCGCTGGGAGAACCGCGAAAACACGATTTCTTCACTTTAGTATCGTTCTCGAATCGCTTCTTCACAGTGAAATTGTTCAAGATTGAGCACCACCATCGCCCATTGCGTGAGCGGGGACGCGTGGAACGAATTTATTCGTCTTCTTGTTTTCGCCGCGCACCGCAAAGCGCGGGTTCATTTCACCGCACGATAACGGAATTGAGGGATGTTTTGAGAGTGACGCGCTCTCGCTGCGGGAGGCAGCGCAAGGACAGTAGCGAGAGCGATCACCCCCTCGGAGCCCCTTCTCCGGCTTTGCTGCTGCCGTCGTACCTGGCCTTGAAGACGGCACCTAAACTGATCGCGACCAGATTGCCTGCGCGGCAACGGCGGGGCGACTCCACCTGTTCGAGAACCTCGCGAGAAGTACGCGAGAAAGTTTATCCAGTCCATCCAGACtgagggagaaaaagaaagaagagcgaACGAAAGGAGGTGGAAAGAAACGacattactttctttttttacctttctttcttctttttttccgatTCGATTGGCTCGCAATACGGTTTCCAACCGGAACCTGATTGGTTGGCATGTGACGCGAGATGTGGCGTAGCGTGGCTGGCTGAGGCGACGAGGCCCGACTGTCGCCGCACACgtgttcgaagccagcggcagGTGTAGGCGAGTCTTTAGACGGCACCTCTTCGACACCGACACACGATCGTTTGGCGTTCGGATACACCACTTtcgtgagtgtttttttttttttttcaacggatACGTTCAAGCACGTTTTTCGAGGCTTTCCGCGAGAACGAACTATCTTCAAGTCGTCGTTAGATTTTCGGCTCACCGTAATATCAAAGCTTGTAGCCTGTGTTAACTGAGTGTGGGTGTAAAGGCAACGGCTTTTGTGAATGCCGCGGTAGAAGCATTGCTGCGCATTTTGTCAGGCTTATCGCGAGATTATCTTCATGCCACCATCGTTCGAGTTTCGGATAATCATGTGACCAAAGATCCTAGCCAGCCGTAACCGAAGGTGGACGCGAAAACGAtttttcaaaaaataaataaaaataaaagaaagaaaatgggtgTCAGCGTCAAAAGGTTATGAAGCCATCTTATGCATATGATATACCCACAAATTACTGATCGTTGATCGAGATGAGGTCCTAAAAAGAGGGACGGCAAGAGGATGTTACTGATACTGAACTGTCTTGGTAATAGCGAAACTGACTGTCCAGGCTTGAGAGAACGCTCGTTCGGAGGCGGGCAAAAATATGCTCGGCTAGCGAAGAGCGCCAGGAGAAAATTCCATTACGTAATTATGTTGAACCTACCTCTCCGTCCTACCTCCTCATATGTTTTATTCAGTACGGAATGCTGGCTCGTGTCACGCGAGGACGATCGGAAAGTAGCGTGATGAAGGCGTTCACACTGTTGCCATATGGCGCGGTCGAAGCGTTGTAGCGAGCGCGTCGTAGGCCCAAGGGTTGACAGCTCAAATGGGAATGCACAATCAATTTGTTTACGCGAAGGAAACGTGAAAACTGTCTTAACGCTTACTGTTAATGCGTTTACTACTTCTTACGTTTACTGCTTGCGTTAATTGCCCCCTTGTTTGCTGCTAACACTAAGCTTCGGTTACCTGGCTGCCAGCTAAAGTATTGTGTAACTGCGTGAGATTTGATCCACGCGTAGTTTGTGACCATTATAAGGGTGGTTAGCAATTTCAGACGGAGTCACGGACGCATGCCGCATCTTCAAATTTTAGTTCCCGTAAAGTTGAAGGCACGcgtaaagaattaaagaatttcAGAGCCATGATAGCCTTTTCTTTTAAAACATGAATAAAGCTCGCGGAGCCAACAGATAATCAACTCAGGCAGGTATGTCACTCCGTATGACATTGCCTCTCTATTTTACATTTTTTAATTAAACATTCCCTTTTGTCTTCAGGTCCGAGTAACGCATTCCAGAGGCGAATGGGCGAAACCTGCAACTAGCACAAACAAATTGATTCTTATTTAGAGAATATTAACTAAATTCTTGCTTCGAACTTGCCCATTAAACCTAAAGATAATTTTGTGGGATGGATAATTAAATAGTGTAAGCACATCGAATAAGCGACTGAGATTGAGATAAAAGAAACTGTTTTCCATGACGAGACGAAAAGCCCGTGACGGTAAATTTCCGACGTGATGCGACGCGCAATGAGGCCTTTGGAGGAACTGATGGCGAAGTGGTGCATGATGAGGATACTTATAGAATGCGGTTACGGCGTTCCATAAGTTTGACATCATTTCACCGGATATAAATCATAAAAGGGCCTATTTAGAGATTTAACAGTGGCTTTACGCGACCCTCTGTAATAAAACGATAACTGACTTATTCTGAACAAGCTCGAGAGAAAGTACTAGTTTATCGTGACTGGTATTTCATACGGCTGTGCCGTACTTCAATTTCGGACCAGTTTGCTTTTAATAAAGAAATCACTTTTGAGGAGAAAGGTACATGGGAAAACTTGTGGTGTTTTATTTGAGAATATATTGACACCATCAGAAACTCTTGAAAAGCTTAATAACATCACCAGACTTTGTGTTTCGAGCGTGTTTTATCCGAAAACAAGGGTCTCTGAGGCACTAGTAATACGAGACCTGTGCTTCATCCAAACAATGTGACCTGCTTGGTATATTGTCCGGCAACACAGTCCTAGTCCGCCGGATAACACTAAACTGCATATAGCGTGTACACATTAACACCGAGTAATTGGTAGCTGAAGGGACACGTTCCACGACAATTAGTTGTAATCAGGACAGTGCCGGTAGTTTTGCATTTTCGCTACTGAAGACTGTAGTAGTCGTTAGTAGtattttttcttgggggggggggggggaggggggggggggttattccgTGGCAAACCCATTCGTTATTCTCCCTTACCTGTGAGCCGCCTAAATTATTCGACAAAGCGAAGCCCTGGTTACACCTATGAGTCACGGCGATCCAATTTGAAAACGGACACGGTGCAGCGTGTCGCAAAGACATTCTTGGCTGTGCGCAGTAGCTCAAGGATATCGGCTTATTTTTATGGTAAATTTATGGATGGCAATCGACTGACGTAGCATTTCTCAAAAGCTAGACGAGATCTTCTCTTCTTTCCTAGGTTTTCCTTGCAGAGGCATGCGAGGTTTCATGACACCGGCAATATCTTTTTCAGAAAAAGATTGCCATAGTGTGATGGAAGAGGGAAAGGAAAGGTGCGCGTTAAAACGCCAGAACTTTGAGAAAAAGTTAAGCGATTTCTTTATTATACGCTCTGTACGTGACTCGAGACACACCCCTATTCCCCTATTTGAAGTCAGTTCATGCACCCGGAGGCGAGTGCTTTCTGCCGGGAATTTGTTAGGTTACTTTTTGTGTCTAATCGTTATTCAAGGACAGCGAATGGCACGTTGGTTATTAAGGAAATGGCAGAATCCCATTCCCAACGGGCTGGACGGCTTAGGACTCCTAGACTGTCAGCTTTCGGTCTTCGTACAGGCTCGATTGGGAAGACAACGGCTGATCTAAACAAACCTCTTTCGCTGCAGTTTCCTGCAAGAACTTGCGCAGCCGAACGCGCTTGAAGGCGCAGCGCGCTCATTGTAATTCTGTCCGGGTTTTGTGTGAGACGTTTATCATTGAAAGCGTATGCTCTTCGCATTGAGAATGACGAATTGAAGGTGACGTGAAAGGTCGCGGGCGGGAGAATTTAATTGCGTCGCTAGTCAGCGCTCCTGATAATATGCAGACTGCGAAGAGGCAGCAATCGTTTTCGACGATGATAAGTTAGCCTCGGTGCTATATGAGGCAAGCGACAGAGGCGGCCTTTGAGAATCCGAGGTTGGCATCATTTTCCTCTCTCTGCGCAGCAGGTGGCGAACTGCAGTGTACTGAATAATATCTCTAACAGCCATCTTAGTGTGTCTTAAGGGTGTAGGCGATAGAGAAGTCCGCTTCATAACCGATTTACTGAAAATATAAAAAGAATTAAAGAAAACTAGTACATTAAAGCTCACGCTTACCATTGCTCAATGAAAGAGCGTTAGATGGACCAAAAATTATACAGCGTTTTTCATGCGAGTTCATTCGAAATTGATACCTAAAGAGAAAATCATAGCATGGAGCATAGCCTCGAGAATTACAGCAATCTATAGTTACGCGTTATCATGTGCGCTTTGGCTTGTTTACTTGTGCATATTGTGTGCGTTTGTATTAGGTCTGTATGGGTTATTTTATGAGACACCCCTGTCGTATGTAGGTGATGGCTAGGCGCATGACCGGACCTCTATTACGCGTAAAATAATCGGTCTGTATCTTTCTCTAGATTGGTAAAGGCAAGACAAGAATGAAATTTGGTAACTTCGAATTCTAATATTGCTCTTTTATTTTTTCAGGAAATGCTGCCTTTGATACTTATTGCTGCCTTCGCCTCGGGTAAGTCCAATTTCACCACTAGGCTCTTGGAAACTGCGCGGCTGCGCACTAGAAAAACAAGGCAGGAGTGTTAGAATACCTTCCGGTTTGCTATACCTCACGTCAAGGGAACTGGAGAAGGAACGTAAAAAGACGATGGAGATAAAAATAAGCTTCTCAACAGATTTACTTATAATGGACAAACTTTATTTCTATTCGAGATGCTGGTTGTTCGTTCTCAAAATGTGTATAAGATCTCGCGTGTGAATTCCAAATATAGGACCGCCTGGGGAAATCAGGGCCCTAACACATTTTCCGTGACTCCAAGCATCATGCACTTATTTGAGCGAGACAAACGTTGTTATTGGCAGGAAGCGCAGATAATTTTTTTATGATATACTGAAGGTAGTAAGTAGAGGACAATATCCGTCATTTTACACAGATGGCAATCTACTGATACGGCGCCAGTCCTCGTATTTTCTTAACGCGCTCACTTGGACTACCGCTGCCTGTGTCACGTCGCTTTCATTTCGTATTTTTTGTATCGTTTTTGTATTTTGTGTCTGTGAGAGGAAAGCAATAATATGAAGGAACAATTTCATTGTACCAATTGCCGGAACATGAAGTGGAAAACGAAACCCGCGAAACATGGAGAAGCAAGAAGCCAAGCTGTTATCACAAATCAAAGGCTAACATTCGACAAAATGTGCCGTTTTAGTTACTTCGAAAATTCGTTAGCGTGAACTTTCGGGGAATGCTCGAAAATGCACACGGGTTAAATAGCATGTAAATGCAATGAATTCATTTCACACCCTGCTTGGGTGTTGCCAAAGCCTGCTTATAATTATATGCTTTATTTAAACTAAAATAGGCACTGTGTGATACGAGCAGGAGAAGCAGGAGCCATCCGAAACACTTCAAAAACGGTCGCTTTGCGAAGAACGTTACTGATGCAGCTTCTTTAATTCGATTACGGGGATTCAAAATGCGACTATTCCCGGAAGCCGAAATTCCTGGCTCATTTTACCACCGCTTCTTTGAACATAAGTCGCTAATGTAAGTGCTGGGGGAGCTTTTACGTAGAGATGCGCATCAGTGAAGTTAGAGCCTTTTCGGCTACTAACTGTAGCAATACATTATTTTCATTCTTTGACAGGTTGTGCGCGATGAGAAACAAGCATTACATTTGTGTAAATGCTATTACACAATCTTGTATTCGCATTCGTGTATAAGTACGTATGGCCTGTGTCAAAAGTGTACAGGCGAAAAACAAGCATTACATTTGTGTAAATGCTATTACACAATCTTGTATTCGCATTCGTGTATAAGTACGTATGGCCTCTGTCAAAAGTGTACAGGCCACGCCGCACCTTCCCCATATAAAGCCTTTCGGCTATGTGCTGGGGTTGCCGTTGTACTCCTAACACTCCAGACCTCTGGTTGGTGAATACGAGAGTATATTTTTCATTGCCCGGGTGTTGGAACGTATGGCATAACACAACTCCCTTGAACAGCTTGTAGTCTGCGTGCTGGTCGCAGGCACCGTAACCCGTATTCTGTTGATAAAGAGCATAGTTGCGTAAATACTTTCGTTTCGAtacgaaagaaaaacgcacaaactGTTCGGGAACTCACGCAATGCGGGAGTTTAAAACAGACGAGATCCAGTGGGCTTGTTACGCGAGATTAAATGCATCTAAGGCCGTCGTTTGCTGTCACCGCAGTGCATACATTCCGATGAGCTCCTTAGCCTATTTGATTGCGCAGATAATTGATTGATTGCACAGGAAAGTTGGATTGTTATAGACGGTACCAGCTGAGTGTATTTAACCACCATGGAAATGGTGGTGAATAATTAAACTTTATATCGTTTGGTTTAAAATAGATTTATGGATTGTTATATATTATTTGGCTTCAGTTTTGCTGAATGCCTACACGAAAGCATTCAATCATTGCAACACGTTGTTGTAAAGAAACAGTTTTATTCAGTAAGAATTTTTTACTTCGTTACCAGGAGATGGGTGGATGGATGAgaaactttattagggtcctttagggTGCAGCAGTCTTCAAGTGTATATAATGAATCATGATTTAGACTCACGATAAGGCAATGATTAAGCAGTAAAGCCTACTATAAATACCGGCGCACTCAAAGCCATCGGTACGTCTCCGTTGGTAAGGCTGGTATCTCTGTATGGGATAAATTTTACACCTGCCTCTGTGGTTCAAGACAAGCATGCAGATGCATTATTGTGACACCAATTAACAACCGGTTTTCTCCAGATCGCTTCATAAAAGCATTTCGTGTAGACCGAATGATTGGAATTCAAAGGCACGTGATCATCAATGATCTTTTTAACCAGTGTAAACAAAATTACTTTCTTATCAAGAGTTGGGCCTGTGAGATAAGCGGGTAATATAGTGACGCAGGACAGGACAGCTTCCGCTACCTACATGTGCAAGGTAGAAGGGTGACTTCATGAAATGGCGACCCAGCAAAAGAAAGTAGCATCGCCGAGAACGTTTGACGCCAGGGGACGAAAACACAATGGAACCAAGCTCACCTCGTTGTTGTTGCTTGCTCTTACTTACTCCTTCTCATCTGGAGTATCACGTCAGGGGTATGGTCAGGTAGAATGATCCAACACCAATCAAATGATGTCTCTACCTCTGTATTGCCGTACTTACAAAATTGATTCATACGTGTTCCTTTACCTTTCCTCTAAGGCTTGCTTTACGGCACTCGTTGAGAGTAACATGCTGTAGTTAAATAAAACGCGACAGTATAGCCACGTGCGTGCATGTTCTGCGCTTCCAAAGGTCGAAGACACAGACCCTGAGAACAGTGAAAGCAGTTAAGAAGAGGGCCGAAGGCGGTCTTCATGAACGCAGAGTTACGTCAAACAGGGAATGTCCTGCGGACCTGCACATTCTAGCAAAGAAAGGGCCTTAACTATGACCTCTTATTTATAACCAGCGACTGCATGCATACCTGACATGTTTCCATTTTCACGCAGCCTGTTCGGCCACCACGGTGGACGAGGTGAACGACTACGTGGACGTGGTCCTCAGCGAACTGGGCCAACAAATCCAGACGCCGTACAGGCCCAAGGACAGCTACAACAAGACGGTGGCCGGCAGGCCCGAGATCTGGGCCTACTTCGGCGACATCTTCATCACCGGCTACAACAAGCTGGAACGCGACGGCAACTGCGCGCACGAGGAGCACGCGCTCGCCACCGGCATCACGATCCGCTGCAACCTGACCACCAAGGAGCTGCGCGTCGACGTCACGGGCACGCTGAAGCACTCGACGTACCCGCCGAGAAACGTGCGCGCCACCGGGGTGTTTCTCAACCCGCATCTGCTCATGAAGATCGCCGTGGAGCCCTGGAAGGAGATGAATGTCACGCTGCGGCTCCGGCTCACGGTGCCTCAGGTCAAGGTCGTGAACCTGGGCGAAGAGTTCAAGTTCAACAGCATACGGCTCGGGTACCGGGACGAGATCATCTCCATCATCAGGAGCTCGACGCCCGATCTCGAGCAAGACATGAAGAAGGCGGCCGACAGCGAAATCATTCCGTACAAGAGGAAATGAACGCGCGCCCCACCCACTCATTCTACTGTTGCGAAGAGCGTCGCCATTCACACATGCCTTTTACACTGCAGTCACCGAATCATCGCACGTTCTCGAGCGCCTCGAAACTCGCCCGGAGGGAGCTCGCCAAGTCGTGGCGCCTGTTGGCTGCAGTAACGAAAACTGTGCTTTGGAGTGAACGTGTCTTGCATCGCGAATGACTGCGGTGAGCTCGGAATGGGCAGAGGTACCTGCGAAGAACAGGCGAACATGTTGGTTGCGCGGTAGTTCACACGTTTCTGCCTCCGCTTCGAGAACTCACGAGTACGTACATCTCGATAGATGTTTCACGCATGGGTTTCGGCGGCGATTGTTGTGCCAAGTACGTGCCTAATGTGCAAGCCGCATAGTGTTCGCGCTCAAAAGTGATCGCGAGCTTCTGTGCAGCGTGGTGCACGAACTTTGCTAGCACGTCTAATAAAGAAATGCCCGTTCGCGAGTTATGGCTTCTGCGCAGCGATGTTCACAGCATGAACTGGTGTCGCCACACTGTGACGTAGTAATATTTTAAGCAGTCCTGCACATCTTAGCTGATGCTGCGAGTAATTGTGAAGCTATCTTGTAAAATTCTTCTGGAAGGGCCTTTCTGAACTTCTCTTTAAGTCCTCTTTAAGTGATCTTTTTGAAAATTATACCAATAAAATAAATACAATAGACCAACCACATTAAGCATGATCACATAGCTTCAGCGTAATATGCCTTATTGCACATCAAGCAGTAACAGCAGACTAGTTTTTGCAGTTTGTGTTCATAATAACGCTAGACATTAAGGTCATGGTCTTCCTCTGAGTGGGTTCAGAGAATTTACCCGGTAAATAACCGAAGCAGCCGGACTGGAGGAACTAAACTGACATTGGAACTTACAAAGAAGCACAATCCTGAAAGATGGGTATTTTAGGTCTTGTAAGCGCACACACACATCAACTTGCTCCCGGCTGGTAATATAAGAACGCAAAAAACTGTAAAGTAAATACGTTTATGTGGAgcgcatgacaaaaaaaaaacaattgtgaTAAGGGATGCCGCAATTATTACCACTCTAGATGTAATGTAACTCATGGCGGATATATGTGAGCACGGGGTAACATAACTGTTATATCGTTCAAACAAGCGTTCAATACACATCCTAGAATCTGACCGTATGTGTTTTTATTTTCTGCACGTGAAGAAATGCACTTTGGAGCGAAAAATTACAGTTGCTTGGTAAACCAGCTTTTACTTTCAATTATGTTGTCCGCTAACTATCATTATTGTGTTACCAAATGAAAGTATGCATTCCGTTTCAGTCCATTTCTTCGAATCCATAATTTCTGAGCCGTGTGTCAGCACCGTAATTATGTTTTCTAAAGATCCCATGAAAACGTTTTGTGCTTTAAGCAGCCCATGGCATTCAATCTGCTTTTACCAGCTTTTAATTTCAATTATGTTGTCCGCTAACTATCATTATTGTGTTACCAAATGAAAGTATGCATTCCGTCTCAGTCCATTTCTTCGAATCCATAATTTCTGAGCCGTGTCGAGCACCGTAATTATGTTTTCTAAAGATCCCATGAAAACGTTCTGTGCTTTAAGCAGCCCACGGCATTCGATATAGAAGACGTAAAGAGCAAATTGCTAAGACCAGGTCTATTAGCTTACGCGACCGGCAGTAATGCTATAATGATCCCCAAACCTAATAGAGAGAGTGCCATATACCAAACTGATCTCAGTAGCAGAATATTGCTTGCAAATGACTGTAGTCATTCAAAATAATTTTTATAGTGCACTTGGTTTGCTGTTTAGTTAAGATGAATTGTGCCAAATTTCTAAGTTTTTAGGCTTTGCGACGTATCATGTATTCAAAAAAGTCCGCGGCCCATATTGAAATACGCGATGCCACTCCCATGATGTTAGCTTTTGCGTGTTTTCGCACCCGAAATATAGCGCTGTCGAGTACGATTTCTAGGAACAAAAACCGCCCGCCCGTACAAAAGAAGCGACAGCTAGGCTCTGGCAGCGAGCAAGAGGTAGACAGGCGTGTCAGCAACTTCATTGTGAAGGTGAAAAACGATCACGGTGGCAACTAAAGTATGACAAAGCGCAGTCCAACAACAATTGCAGAATACGGTATGCAGACATAATCAATTGAAAACGCACTTGAGAGCACCGCATACCAGTAAAAGATAGACTATCGATGTCAATTTTGCATGCTTCACAATTTTACTTCAGgtcataaaaaaaatgtcacagtttcgccctaagggcgaagcaatgaatgcgatagcaacacagcaatgtcatacgaagtaaggtgagcggctttggtagcaagatgaattatagtaaacatgagctggttaagtaagcaggtgtgctgcggcgtaagtagaccgacatgaagagagactcgatgaccacgagaaggcgcgtgtgaaacggtggtgttgatgagaagcgcttcccgtgggcagcgcgtgcgaagggacacacctgtagcgctgcactgccgatccgggcagcattgcatgtgtagcgtgcgttggaaaatgtggcccgactattactaactgaatgaacaagcgtggtgtgagcgcgcacaaacaaacacgaatagatcacactgaatgactgcagacaacggctgtcaaaacgctggcagcgagcccatacgccgcagcgggcgaaggtacagtcaaccacaaaagtttgcggaccacgcgagcgcgtggccaagagcctcttcgcgacacttccgctacgtcaccagctatcgacagcagcgctacgttgaagacgcatccctccttaaatctatggcctgtctattttcgcactgtgcgcaaatattttctacctatctctttcaacgtgacgcgctctttgttagccagggctgcttgcttatattttgagagcagaatatcagtacaagtaatcagacagcgtattcttcggctgttatcagttctattttcgcgtagccacgctgtttttttttttttttcgtgagtgcgtgagtgagcggtgaggcagccatgggacacagatgcttagtcagtaggtagaatttttccgttcctcccccatcgctaagtgacagtagcggccgggatttgatcgcctgcgcccaggttttgctgcgcaaagcccgaaccaccgcgctgctatagtggttacatttagaaaaataagaaataatcgggtgcgatgactctttttataaccctttgcgacacggcgtcctcgtttggggactcgaacttcggaggcgcgtcccacgccacgtgtttcttcaaacgacctaaaactcagtgtgcacattcgtgtccgcttcctgatgggacaactagcggtccgttaacttcattgtcctgcgtattgctgcagatgatcactttgctggagacactaccatgttagacaatcgttcgacgtgccgcgttccaagaccaacgtcaagagtattttttttctccggtcgacacgaatacaaccgaaaaagcaagtgtgcatgcgtttcgggcctaatagttgattctttttatgcaagcatttaagctgacggatttcagaataattagataatgagttatacgctaattatttttttttactgaaactcgcacaaaacagcacattgcttcgtcttctttcttggaatgtaatagtgagcgtcttgaaatgatgccatgcgcatttgacgcatttgcagacagtgcatcataattcgtgtctgaaggggatgaatttattcacaagacatttacagaagtgtcatgaaacataggtctctcaatgatctagtaggaagtgaaatgtccgccgttttctagcaccttattgatgcgtgtgggcaacgactcgtacaaagattcagtaatctccggtcgaccgcgcaggctttcccattcttgtgcgatcgcttgccacagcgtatcggcagtgcggccgcggttggctcgtgtggacagccgtttcttcaacatgccccagacattttctatgggattcaagtcggcgccacatggaggccactcaagctggcaaacagcatgttcttctagcaatgactggacgatacgtgctttatggatcgggctgcggtcgtgttgaaaaaaatagcagccgtcgctgaagggaccgtccagcgcatacggaacgaggtgtctagtgatgacgtcgcagtaccgtgacgcagtgaagggccctttcagacgcacaaggggaccaaggccatctttgctgattgctccccacacgctcacggaacaccgtccactggatagaacactctgtgtgtaattaggcagatatctgcaagaaatagcatacaa
This Dermacentor silvarum isolate Dsil-2018 chromosome 6, BIME_Dsil_1.4, whole genome shotgun sequence DNA region includes the following protein-coding sequences:
- the LOC119455532 gene encoding uncharacterized protein LOC119455532, translated to MLPLILIAAFASACSATTVDEVNDYVDVVLSELGQQIQTPYRPKDSYNKTVAGRPEIWAYFGDIFITGYNKLERDGNCAHEEHALATGITIRCNLTTKELRVDVTGTLKHSTYPPRNVRATGVFLNPHLLMKIAVEPWKEMNVTLRLRLTVPQVKVVNLGEEFKFNSIRLGYRDEIISIIRSSTPDLEQDMKKAADSEIIPYKRK